In a genomic window of Flavobacterium crassostreae:
- a CDS encoding YceI family protein yields the protein MKNLKHLALSLLTLTAISCKETPKNTPEPTPAATTTTQPETNTANSYQIIDSATTVNFTAYKTTDKVAVKGSFQKINLTNTKQAKTALEALHGTQFSIPVKSLYTNDASGTRDPKILKFFFGTMKNTQLISGVFKVADNNQCSIDVTLNGKTANIPLKYTANTDTKLSFDGIMHLENWDALAAVAAINKACLALHTGKDGVSKTWNEVALHAEVLLHKN from the coding sequence ATGAAAAACCTAAAACACCTTGCCCTAAGCCTACTAACCCTTACCGCAATTAGCTGCAAAGAAACCCCCAAAAACACCCCAGAACCAACCCCAGCAGCCACAACAACCACCCAACCCGAAACCAACACAGCCAACAGCTACCAAATTATAGACAGCGCAACCACCGTAAACTTTACCGCCTACAAAACCACCGACAAAGTAGCCGTAAAAGGCAGCTTTCAAAAAATAAACCTCACCAACACCAAACAAGCAAAAACAGCACTAGAGGCACTCCACGGCACCCAATTTAGCATTCCCGTAAAGAGTCTATATACCAACGACGCCTCAGGAACACGCGATCCAAAAATCCTAAAATTCTTTTTTGGAACCATGAAAAACACCCAACTCATCTCAGGAGTATTCAAAGTAGCAGACAACAACCAATGCTCCATTGACGTAACCCTAAACGGAAAAACAGCCAACATCCCTCTAAAATACACCGCAAATACAGACACCAAATTAAGCTTTGATGGCATAATGCATTTAGAAAACTGGGATGCTCTAGCCGCCGTAGCCGCCATCAACAAAGCCTGCCTAGCCTTGCATACCGGCAAAGATGGCGTTAGCAAAACATGGAACGAAGTTGCCCTACATGCCGAGGTTTTGTTACACAAAAATTAG
- a CDS encoding GNAT family N-acetyltransferase, with the protein MITPANPNDSLALNCLINAAYRGETAKQGWTTEAYILKGNRTTPEELNQILSNPIHTLLKYTQNNQILGCVLVTQKDHQLYLGMLTVSPSFQNKGLGKQLLQAAEQHARALGLNTIEMTVISVREELLAWYQRHGYVATGAREAFPNPTDSIDQKPLEFVFLEKKIC; encoded by the coding sequence ATGATTACCCCAGCCAATCCAAACGATAGTTTAGCATTAAATTGCCTAATAAATGCAGCATACCGTGGCGAAACCGCCAAACAAGGGTGGACCACCGAAGCCTATATACTAAAAGGCAATAGAACCACTCCCGAAGAACTAAACCAAATCCTCTCCAACCCCATCCATACTCTATTAAAATACACCCAAAACAATCAAATCTTGGGTTGCGTTTTAGTAACCCAAAAAGACCACCAACTCTATTTAGGAATGCTCACTGTATCCCCAAGCTTTCAAAACAAAGGCTTAGGAAAACAATTGCTACAAGCCGCCGAACAGCACGCACGCGCCTTAGGGCTAAACACCATAGAGATGACCGTAATTTCAGTCCGAGAAGAGTTACTTGCTTGGTACCAGCGTCATGGATATGTGGCCACAGGAGCCAGAGAAGCATTCCCAAACCCAACCGATTCTATTGATCAAAAACCCCTAGAATTTGTCTTTTTAGAAAAAAAAATATGCTAA
- a CDS encoding NAD(P)H-hydrate dehydratase: MKQAVVLDKAEIVKRYKPIDPQTHKGMQGHALIIAGSYGKMGAAVLASKSCLKTGCGLVTALVPKCGYEILQIANPEVMTLTDKKEQYLSDIKMAIKPQAIAIGPGLGQHIVTQKAVLDFLKTNRIPLVLDADALNILACNKAWFSVLLPKTILTPHPKELERLLGEWHTEEEKFQKTRAFVCQYDLIVVMKGAPTYIFTPDAVYVNTTGNAALATAGSGDVLTGMLTSLLAQGYSATDAALLGVYLHGLTATIALPKTGYQSFTATTILKNIGKAFLSLENQL; this comes from the coding sequence ATGAAACAAGCGGTTGTTTTGGATAAAGCAGAAATAGTAAAACGCTATAAACCCATAGATCCTCAAACACACAAAGGCATGCAAGGGCATGCATTGATTATAGCCGGAAGCTATGGCAAAATGGGGGCGGCGGTTTTGGCTTCAAAATCCTGTCTTAAAACAGGTTGTGGGCTGGTAACGGCTCTGGTGCCTAAATGTGGTTATGAAATTCTGCAAATAGCAAATCCCGAGGTTATGACCCTTACGGACAAAAAGGAGCAATACCTCTCTGATATTAAAATGGCTATAAAACCACAGGCTATAGCTATTGGACCGGGTTTGGGGCAGCATATTGTTACCCAAAAGGCGGTTTTGGATTTTTTAAAAACCAATAGAATACCGTTAGTATTGGACGCAGATGCTTTGAATATTTTGGCTTGTAATAAAGCTTGGTTTTCGGTGTTGTTGCCAAAAACAATACTCACACCGCATCCTAAGGAGCTAGAAAGGCTGCTTGGAGAATGGCATACCGAAGAAGAAAAATTCCAGAAGACACGTGCCTTTGTGTGCCAATATGATTTGATCGTGGTTATGAAAGGTGCTCCTACTTATATCTTTACTCCTGATGCAGTATATGTTAACACTACCGGAAATGCTGCTCTAGCAACTGCTGGCAGCGGTGATGTTTTGACCGGCATGCTAACGAGTTTGTTGGCACAAGGCTACTCTGCCACAGATGCGGCACTACTTGGGGTGTACCTTCATGGTCTAACGGCTACTATAGCTTTGCCTAAGACTGGATACCAATCTTTTACGGCTACAACTATTTTGAAAAATATTGGAAAAGCGTTTTTGAGTTTAGAAAACCAGCTGTAG
- a CDS encoding 3-hydroxyacyl-CoA dehydrogenase has product MTFKNITIAGSGVLGSQIAFQTAFHGYSVTLYDITDAALAKAKTTLLQLSKAFKTDLNATEAQLEATFANLKYSSNLTQAVKNADLLIEAIPENPKIKIDFYQKLAAVAPQKTIFATNSSTLLPSEFAAATGRPAQFVALHFANEIWKHNTAEIMGHAGTSTEVFEQTVAFAKSIGMLALPLHKEQPGYILNTLLVPLLNAATSLLVNQVADVQTIDKTWMAATGAPMGPFGILDVVGITTAYNINLMAAKTSNDPVKIKTVAYLKENFIDTHKLGVATSEGFYKYPNPAYKDKDFLKK; this is encoded by the coding sequence ATGACATTTAAAAATATTACCATTGCAGGAAGCGGCGTTTTGGGTTCTCAAATTGCGTTTCAAACAGCCTTTCATGGGTATTCTGTTACTCTATACGACATTACAGATGCGGCATTAGCCAAAGCCAAAACTACTTTGCTGCAACTCAGTAAAGCATTTAAAACAGATTTAAACGCCACAGAAGCACAATTAGAAGCCACTTTTGCTAATTTAAAGTATTCTTCTAATTTAACACAAGCTGTAAAAAATGCAGATTTATTGATTGAAGCAATACCAGAAAACCCAAAAATTAAAATAGATTTTTATCAAAAATTAGCAGCTGTTGCCCCACAAAAAACCATTTTTGCTACCAACTCATCTACTTTGTTACCTAGTGAATTTGCTGCGGCAACTGGACGTCCAGCTCAATTTGTGGCGTTGCATTTTGCTAACGAAATCTGGAAACACAACACTGCAGAAATCATGGGACATGCAGGTACTTCGACCGAAGTATTTGAGCAAACAGTAGCTTTTGCTAAATCAATTGGGATGCTTGCTTTGCCTTTGCATAAAGAGCAACCAGGTTATATTTTGAACACTCTTTTGGTGCCATTATTAAATGCTGCTACAAGTCTTTTGGTAAACCAAGTTGCAGATGTACAGACTATCGATAAAACTTGGATGGCGGCCACGGGTGCACCAATGGGGCCTTTTGGTATTTTAGATGTAGTAGGCATTACTACAGCTTATAATATTAATCTAATGGCTGCAAAAACCAGTAATGATCCGGTAAAGATAAAAACAGTGGCTTATCTTAAAGAAAATTTTATCGATACCCATAAATTAGGAGTGGCCACCTCCGAAGGTTTTTATAAATATCCTAACCCAGCTTATAAAGACAAAGATTTTTTGAAGAAATAG
- the gcvT gene encoding glycine cleavage system aminomethyltransferase GcvT produces MKNTALTHIHESLGAKMLPFAGYNMPILYEGVNAEHETVRNAVGVFDVSHMGEFLLEGPNALALIQKVTSNDAAVLTVGRAQYSCLPNDNGGVVDDLIIYKMEEEKYLLVVNASNIDKDWNWISSKNDLGVAMKNLSEDYSLLAIQGPKAVEAMQSLSSVDLATIPYYHFKVADFAGFDDVIISATGYTGSGGFEIYCKNSDAEQIWNKVFEAGAAFGIKPIGLAARDTLRLEMGFCLYGNDISDTTSPLEAGLGWITKFTKEFTNSENLKKQKEAGVTRKLVAFEMQERAVPRHDYEIVDANGTVIGIVTSGTMSPSMNKGIGLGYVTVANSAVDSAIFIRIRKNDVAATVVKLPFYKK; encoded by the coding sequence ATGAAAAATACTGCCCTTACGCACATACACGAAAGTTTGGGAGCAAAAATGCTTCCGTTTGCTGGTTACAACATGCCAATATTATATGAAGGAGTAAATGCCGAACACGAAACCGTACGTAATGCCGTGGGTGTTTTTGATGTTTCTCACATGGGAGAATTTTTGCTCGAAGGCCCAAATGCCTTGGCTTTAATTCAAAAAGTAACCTCTAATGATGCTGCTGTATTAACGGTAGGTAGAGCACAATATTCTTGTTTGCCAAATGACAACGGTGGTGTTGTAGATGATTTAATCATTTACAAAATGGAGGAAGAAAAATACCTTTTGGTAGTAAATGCTTCTAATATAGACAAAGACTGGAACTGGATTTCGTCCAAAAATGATTTAGGAGTAGCGATGAAAAACCTTTCCGAAGACTACTCTTTACTAGCCATTCAAGGACCTAAAGCGGTAGAGGCCATGCAATCTTTATCTTCTGTGGATTTAGCAACCATTCCGTATTACCACTTTAAAGTAGCTGATTTTGCAGGATTTGATGACGTAATAATATCTGCAACAGGATACACTGGATCCGGTGGTTTTGAGATTTATTGCAAAAACAGCGATGCAGAACAAATCTGGAACAAAGTTTTTGAGGCGGGTGCAGCTTTTGGGATCAAACCAATTGGTTTAGCTGCCAGAGATACCTTACGTTTGGAGATGGGATTCTGTCTATACGGAAACGATATTAGTGACACTACTTCGCCATTAGAGGCTGGTTTAGGTTGGATTACCAAATTTACAAAAGAATTTACCAATTCTGAAAACCTAAAAAAGCAAAAAGAAGCTGGAGTAACCAGAAAATTAGTAGCCTTCGAAATGCAAGAACGTGCCGTTCCAAGACACGATTATGAGATTGTAGATGCCAACGGTACCGTAATTGGAATTGTAACCTCTGGAACCATGTCTCCATCAATGAATAAAGGAATTGGATTAGGATATGTTACCGTTGCCAATAGTGCTGTGGATAGTGCTATTTTTATTAGAATACGTAAAAATGATGTTGCCGCAACAGTGGTTAAACTACCTTTTTATAAAAAATAA
- a CDS encoding oleate hydratase — protein MSNNNSDRQAYFIGGGLASLAAAVYLLEDGGFKGTNIHILESLPVLGGSNDGAGNNQDGFICRGGRMLNEETYENFWELTSRIPSLEIPNMSVKDEILAFDKANPTHAKSRLVDANGNKISVTDMGFNTEDRLQMVKLFFSDENDLDNVTIRDWFGDHFFTTNFWYMWQTTFAWQEWSSIFEFQRYMKRMLLEFSRIHTLEGVTRTPYNQFDSVILPLKTFLDRFDVNFKLRKTVTDLEFKETDAITVTEIKCTNALGETETIKVLDTDLVFFTNGCITDNSNNGNYHTPAKYQPNNPPSFALWRKIADKKPGRLGNPDPFFAKPDQTKWYSFTPTFKGNRMLKLIEEFTGNKPGSGALITFKDSSWRMSIVIAAQPHFKAQAEEVTILWGYGLYPDKIGDFVKKPMIDCTGEEILTELIGHLHFQEYETEIKQSVINVIPSMMPYIDALFQPRAKTDRPEVVPVGATNFALISQFVEIPDDMVFTEEYSVRAAKIAVYTLLGLDKEILPVTSYWKHPEVLAKAIHTSYRS, from the coding sequence ATGAGCAACAACAATTCAGACAGACAAGCCTATTTTATTGGAGGAGGTTTAGCTAGTTTAGCAGCGGCCGTTTATTTATTAGAAGATGGTGGATTTAAAGGGACTAATATTCATATTCTAGAGTCTTTACCCGTTCTAGGAGGCAGTAATGATGGAGCAGGAAACAACCAAGATGGATTTATATGTCGTGGTGGTAGGATGTTAAATGAGGAAACGTATGAAAATTTTTGGGAACTAACCAGCCGTATCCCTTCATTAGAAATACCCAATATGTCTGTAAAAGACGAAATACTAGCTTTTGATAAAGCAAACCCTACACATGCCAAATCCAGATTGGTCGATGCCAACGGAAACAAAATCTCGGTGACGGATATGGGCTTTAACACTGAGGATAGACTCCAAATGGTAAAGTTGTTTTTTTCTGATGAAAATGATTTAGATAATGTAACAATAAGAGATTGGTTTGGAGACCATTTTTTTACAACCAATTTTTGGTATATGTGGCAAACTACTTTTGCTTGGCAAGAATGGTCTAGTATATTTGAGTTTCAGCGCTACATGAAACGCATGCTATTAGAATTTTCAAGAATCCACACCCTAGAGGGAGTTACCAGAACGCCTTATAACCAATTTGACTCCGTTATCTTGCCTTTAAAAACGTTTTTGGACCGTTTTGATGTAAATTTTAAACTACGCAAAACCGTTACAGATCTTGAGTTCAAAGAAACAGACGCCATTACCGTTACCGAAATAAAGTGCACCAATGCCTTGGGAGAAACAGAAACCATAAAGGTTTTGGATACGGATTTAGTGTTCTTTACTAATGGTTGTATCACCGACAACTCCAATAACGGAAACTACCATACTCCAGCAAAATACCAACCAAACAATCCGCCTAGTTTTGCTTTATGGCGAAAAATTGCGGATAAAAAACCAGGTAGATTAGGAAATCCAGATCCATTTTTTGCCAAACCAGATCAAACCAAATGGTATTCTTTTACCCCAACATTTAAAGGAAACCGAATGCTAAAACTCATCGAAGAGTTTACGGGAAATAAACCCGGAAGTGGTGCTTTAATTACGTTCAAAGATTCTTCGTGGAGAATGTCTATCGTTATTGCTGCTCAACCTCATTTTAAAGCACAAGCAGAGGAGGTAACCATTCTTTGGGGATACGGACTCTATCCAGATAAAATAGGAGATTTTGTAAAAAAACCAATGATTGATTGTACCGGAGAAGAAATCTTAACCGAGCTAATTGGGCATTTGCATTTTCAGGAGTATGAAACAGAAATCAAACAAAGCGTTATCAATGTAATTCCTTCTATGATGCCTTATATAGATGCCTTGTTTCAACCCAGAGCCAAAACAGATCGTCCAGAGGTTGTACCGGTTGGAGCAACAAATTTTGCTCTAATTAGTCAGTTTGTAGAAATACCCGACGATATGGTATTTACCGAAGAATACTCCGTTAGGGCAGCCAAAATAGCAGTCTATACCTTGCTAGGGCTAGACAAAGAGATACTACCAGTAACCAGCTACTGGAAACATCCAGAGGTTTTAGCAAAAGCAATTCATACTTCTTATAGATCTTAA
- a CDS encoding YebC/PmpR family DNA-binding transcriptional regulator — protein MGRAFEFRKGRKMKRWSAMAKAFTRIGKDIVMAVKEGGPNPDANSRLRAVIQNAKAANMPKDNVERAIKKATDKDTENYKEVLFEGYAPHGIALLIETATDNNNRTVANVRSYFNKCNGTMGTQGSVEFMFDHTCNFRIPAEGLDAEELELELIDFGAEEVFEDEDGILIYAPFTNFGTIQKELENRNLEILSSGFERIPQITKKLSEVEMADVEKLIEKLEEDDDVMNVYHTMEEA, from the coding sequence ATGGGAAGAGCGTTTGAATTCAGAAAAGGTAGAAAAATGAAACGTTGGTCCGCAATGGCCAAAGCATTTACCCGAATTGGAAAAGATATTGTGATGGCCGTTAAAGAAGGTGGTCCAAATCCAGATGCCAATTCAAGATTAAGAGCAGTTATCCAAAATGCCAAGGCAGCAAATATGCCTAAAGATAATGTAGAGCGTGCTATCAAAAAAGCCACCGATAAAGATACCGAAAATTACAAAGAAGTTCTTTTTGAAGGCTATGCTCCACACGGTATTGCATTATTGATTGAAACCGCTACAGACAACAACAATAGAACAGTTGCTAATGTTCGAAGTTATTTTAACAAATGCAACGGCACCATGGGAACACAAGGTTCTGTGGAGTTTATGTTTGATCATACCTGCAACTTTCGTATCCCTGCAGAAGGACTCGATGCCGAAGAATTAGAGTTAGAATTAATTGATTTTGGTGCCGAAGAGGTTTTTGAAGACGAAGATGGTATTTTAATTTATGCCCCTTTTACTAATTTTGGAACCATCCAAAAAGAGCTAGAAAACCGTAATTTAGAAATTCTATCTTCTGGTTTTGAAAGAATTCCGCAAATCACCAAAAAACTATCCGAAGTCGAAATGGCAGACGTAGAAAAATTGATTGAAAAGCTGGAAGAGGATGATGACGTAATGAACGTTTACCACACCATGGAAGAAGCCTAA